A part of Amphiprion ocellaris isolate individual 3 ecotype Okinawa chromosome 16, ASM2253959v1, whole genome shotgun sequence genomic DNA contains:
- the LOC111578738 gene encoding oocyte zinc finger protein XlCOF6-like: MFDQQQLLVFILQEFSCRAATEIWKHTKKNRNNTEEELQALMKELCEALMQQLQRLLEGKLQLQEIKDVEPQSDSAPPAAEEDVQLEVNSQSDAPIGDTGQSEQAPVACGGRSFSCSICSSSFSRRCNLQAHLRIHSRERPFSCSDCGRSFSASSSVRVHQQMVHRLQRPHRCSHCGKLFGTRSHLQMHQAAARQPLVCASCGETLAAACILRKHRLTCLKAREKFSCTDCGKEFSKRSYLSAHRRVHLSHKPFTCSTCGKGFTARRSVHVHQLTVHRGLKPFNCSVCGKSFTQQSGLRAHQRTHSGERPHVCEHCGRSFSSSSSLTVHQRVHTGEKAFSCDVCSKNFSVAANLRRHRLIHSGHRAFSCNVCGRSFTQAGHLKVHRALHGEGWAFICNACGKGFRQRSALLVHERSHGGVKPYGCSNCPKTFSSSMSLRRHQQVHDSQKAHTCHECGKSFSSSQVLKTHLQLHAGSKAFSCDVCGRSYSSLSYLKMHRRSHSEGKLFGCSQCDKSFSTQTSAALHLRTHSGEKPFVCEVCGRSFSVSQNLVRHKRVHSGEKPFECDVCGKRFSQNNNLKTHQLVHSGHKPFSCNVCSRSFTASRSLREHRCIS; the protein is encoded by the exons gaggagctgcaggcgCTGATGAAGGAACTCTGTGAGGCTctgatgcagcagctgcagcggcTGCTGGAAGGAAAACTGCAGCTGCAGGAGATTAAAGATG tggAGCCTCAGTCAGACTCCGCCCCCCCTGCAGCAGAGGAAGACGTGCAGCTGGAGGTGAACAGCCAATCAGATGCTCCCATAGGGGACACTGGCCAATCAGAGCAGGCTCCTGTGGCGTGCGGTGGGcggagcttcagctgcagcatctgcagcagcagcttctccagACGCTGCAACCTGCAGGCTCACCTGCGCATCCACAGCAGAGAGCGTCCATTCAGCTGCAGCGACTGCGGCCGCAGCTTCTCGGCCAGCAGCAGCGTGCGCGTCCACCAGCAGATGGTTCATCGCCTGCAGCGACCGCACCGCTGCAGCCACTGTGGGAAGTTGTTTGGTACCCGCAGCCACCTGCAGATGCATCAGGCAGCCGCCCGGCAGCCGCTGGTGTGTGCGTCCTGCGGGGAGACGCTGGCGGCGGCGTGCATCCTCAGGAAGCACCGGCTGACATGTCTGAAGGCCCGCGAGAAGTTCAGCTGCACAGACTGCGGGAAGGAGTTCTCCAAACGCAGCTACCTGTCGGCGCATCGCAGAGTCCACCTGAGCCACAAACCCTTCACCTGCTCCACCTGCGGTAAAGGCTTCACGGCGCGTCGCAGCGTCCACGTGCACCAGCTGACGGTGCACCGCGGCCTGAAGCCATTCAACTGCAGCGTCTGCGGGAAGTCGTTCACCCAGCAGAGCGGCCTCAGAGCGCACCAGCGCACACACAGTGGCGAGCGCCCGCACGTTTGCGAACACTGTGGCCGCAgcttctccagcagcagcagcctgacgGTGCATCAGCGCGTCCACACCGGCGAGAAGGCCTTCAGCTGTGACGTCTGCAGCAAGAACTTCAGCGTGGCGGCTAACCTGCGACGGCATCGGCTCATCCACTCGGGTCACCGGGCATTCAGCTGCAACGTGTGCGGTCGCAGCTTTACGCAGGCCGGACACCTGAAGGTGCACCGCGCGCTGCATGGCGAAGGCTGGGCCTTCATCTGCAATGCCTGCGGGAAGGGCTTCAGACAGCGCAGCGCGCTGCTGGTGCACGAGAGGAGCCACGGTGGCGTCAAACCGTACGGCTGCAGCAACTGTCCCAAAACCTTCTCGTCTTCCATGTCGCTGCGGCGCCACCAGCAGGTGCACGACAGCCAGAAAGCACACACCTGCCACGAGTGCGGGAAAagcttcagcagcagccagGTGCTGAAgactcacctgcagctgcacGCCGGCAGCAAGGCCTTCTCCTGCGACGTGTGTGGGCGGAGCTACAGCTCGCTGAGCTACCTGAAGATGCACCGCCGCAGCCACTCGGAGGGGAAACTGTTCGGCTGTAGTCAGTGTGACAAGAGCTTCTCCACGCAGACCAGCGCAGCGCTGCACCTGCGCACGCACAGCGGAGAGAAGCCCTTCGTCTGCGAGGTCTGTGGGCGGAGCTTCAGTGTGTCACAGAACCTCGTCAGACACAAACGTGTCCACAGCGGCGAGAAACCGTTCGAATGCGACGTCTGCGGGAAACGGTTCAGTCAGAACAACAACCTGAAGACACATCAGCTGGTCCACAGTGGACACAAACCGTTCAGCTGCAACGTCTGCAGCCGCAGCTTCACCGCCAGTAGGAGCCTCAGGGAGCATCGCTGCATCAGCTGA
- the apmap gene encoding adipocyte plasma membrane-associated protein, whose amino-acid sequence MNEAAGLRFRRLHKPTVITDELPELRYKGAGTYSGKVFQVTLVSLGGFLLLPLLIIILILESPIQPDVFSLKEPPLMKGCWEPNLKLREAQRIFEDQIIGPESITNIGDVFFSGTADGKIVKLIGRRIHTVTRLGKLPCGSREEESSCGRPLGLRVGPNETLFVADAYLGVFQVNPTTGEATRLVAGGQVVAGRRLSFINDVAVTQDGKKLYFTDSSSRWQRRDYLNLIMEATADGRVLELDMETRDVTVVMENLRFPNGIQLLPDEESVLVAETTMARIRRVHVAGLNKGGMDTFMDNLPGFPDNIRPSSSGGYWVAMSSVRPNPGFSMLDFLSQRPWIKKLIFKLFSQEVLMKFVPRYSLVAELHDGGVCTRSFHDPNGLVAAYVSEVHEHDGNLYLGSFRSPYVAKLKI is encoded by the exons ATGAACGAGGCGGCGGGTCTCCGGTTCCGGAGGCTGCACAAACCGACGGTCATCACCGACGAACTGCCGGAGCTCCGGTACAAGGGGGCCGG GACCTACAGTGGGAAGGTATTCCAGGTGACGCTGGTGTCTCTGGGAGGATTCCTGCTGCTTCctctcctcatcatcatcctcatcctcgAGTCTCCGATTCAACCCGACGTCTTCAG TCTGAAGGAGCCCCCCCTGATGAAGGGCTGCTGGGAGCCCAACCTGAAGCTCCGAGAAGCTCAGAGGATCTTTGAGGATCAGATCATTGGACCAGAATCCATCACCAACATCGGAG atgttttcttctctggAACAGCTGACGGCAAAATCGTGAAGCTGATTGGACGAAGAATCCACACAGTGACGAGACTGGGGAAGCTGCCGTGTG GTTCCAGAGAGGAGGAGTCCAGCTGTGGTCGGCCGCTGGGCCTCAGGGTCGGACCCAACGAGACTCTGTTTGTAGCCGACGCCTACCTGGGCGTGTTTCAGGTCAACCCCACCACAG GTGAGGCGACCCGATTGGTTGCTGGCGGTCAGGTGGTTGCCGGGCGGCGGCTGTCGTTCATTAATGACGTGGCAGTGACGCAGGACGGAAAGAAGCTGTATTTCACTGACTCCAGCAGCAGGTGGCAGCGCAGAGACTACCTGAACCTCATCATGGAGGCCACCGCTGACGGCAG AGTCCTGGAGTTGGACATGGAGACCAGAGACGTGACCGTCGTCATGGAGAACCTGCGATTCCCAAACGGCATCCAGCTGCTGCCGGACGAAGAGTCGGTTCTGGTGGCAGAGACCACCATGGCCCGCATCCGCAG GGTCCATGTCGCTGGTCTAAATAAAGGTGGGATGGATACCTTCATGGACAACCTGCCCGGTTTCCCCGACAACATCCGTCCCAGCTCCAGCGGAGGCTACTGGGTGGCCATGTCCTCCGTGAGGCCCAACCCCGGCTTCTCCATGCTGGACTTCCTGTCCCAGAGACCCTGGATCAAGAAGCTCATCTTCAAG CTCTTCAGTCAGGAGGTTCTCATGAAGTTCGTTCCTCGCTACAGTCTGGTGGCGGAGCTCCACGATGGAGGCGTCTGCACCCGGAGCTTCCACGACCCCAACGGCCTGGTGGCGGCATACGTCAGCGAGGTTCACGAGCACGACGGGAACCTGTACCTAGGGTCCTTCCGCTCGCCGTACGTCGCCAAGCTGAAGATATAG